The Apis cerana isolate GH-2021 linkage group LG2, AcerK_1.0, whole genome shotgun sequence genomic sequence TTAAACCTTTCAAAGTgcgcttttttttataaacatattactAATTACATAATCTATTTTACAGCCAAATTCAACAATCTCCGCTAAAATTCAACGCGTTTCTATTagagatatgaaattttttataacgtaAAAGCAATCATGTGATTGATAAAATGCactaaaataaacgaaatatattatatacatataatgtatatataatttgcgtAATGAACAACACGAGTTCCATTAAAAGCATAGTAACAAAATTCTCAAATCGcaacaatatattcaataaatcttCTCGgcactttttttcttatctcggTGCTCGAtggtaatattaaatcttatatatttgcaaattttttattagatcacACACGCATTTGATTATGACATGCTAAaggtaaaaacaaataatttgtcatggccaaaaaaaaaaaaaaaaagaaaaaaatacggcCTCTATAAAACCGCTTATATCTAAATTGGccaaaaaaggagagaaaaaaaaaaaaaaaaagaaaaaaaagaaataaaaaaaaaaaacaacttcAGCATCAGCAGATCAACTTTAAAATGCTTATAAAACACAAATTCAACGCGTTGAATTTGAGCAGAGGTCTAAAAACAGTAGATAAGTACTTTCGAGAATATTGgaaacatattacatattatctaTATCAAGTGGTGTCtaacaattaattctttacTATTAAGGGATTTATTACGCATGCATTCCCTTGTTTGTCGCCGCACAATGGCACGATTTTTGTCTCCACTGTTATAATCTATGAATCACCGAAGTATGCTTTCGTCTTAAAATTGTCAGACACAGCatcatagatattttaaactcTCCAGATATCTCCCATTCCAATTCATGCCATAGTATTTACaagtaaaataaacatatttgttGACTgcattacataaattttgtgCAATGTTTATCGCAGTTcttccttttatatttttcttttttatctatatcatatataaagaataactaaagtatataaactctgatttcattttataatgtttcattaattctaataCTCTCTGATTACgactttctcttcctctttctctcaaaAACACCCATACACATTCTGCACTCacgcgaaatttcattttctatatcacacatattcattttttctttctactgGATCTCatagtatttttaacaatGTTTAACAATGGCTTAGGCCTTTCATAATCCTTGCAAGGTATATCGATGTACAAATATCAGTCGTGCATATTTGGAATTGTACAACTATGAGTTGTAACTTTATAAcgtagtaaaataattttttcatttctatattaCCATTTCATAAATCATCTTTAGATTTAGAATGCAGACGAGTATTGTCTTTCCTTCTGAGAGAAGAAagctcttttttttcgaattaaatatttcgcgCGCGAAACAGTTACTTTatgtcattatattatttttttcattttgttattacacaagataatatgattaaatttttaagttgaGCTTTTAATTTACTAATGAGCGTTATCGTTACTAAAATACAGTAAATTCTTTATCACgcaaattttcacaattttatatgTCATTATCCCAATAGAACACAGATACTCGAACACACATTTAAGTCAACAGTAGTAATCTTGAGAAATATTCGatacgatatttcttttatatacaatataaagatattactgATATATGTACATCGACTCACCTTGATATGCCTGTCTAAGTTACCTGCACCAGGTTATATCAAAGTTTGAATTGCACTAAAGCCTTGCAGCACTTTACAACTCGCTAAAACTTGTACatcaacaatttttccaataaaaactttcctttttttcaatgaataatgATGTACTCATGTTGTGGAGTAAGGGGATGCATAGTATCACAGTTGGCACGTGGGCGCTAGCTACCACTACTGCTTACAGGCAGTGAATGTGGAGCTCCCATCGATGTAGGAGGAGCAGTCAATGgtcctataaaaatattctttatatattacttgctttataattaatatttaaaaaaatataaaatctcaaTTAATTCTCAAATAATTACCAGTTATATTAGGTGAAGATTCAGAAACAGGTAGTGGACTAACTAGACTGTTAGCACTCATAGGTGTAGAGTtagcttttaatttttgtctgACCTCCCTAATCTTTAATTGCAAACTTGTCTTATTAGGAAATATATCTGAATGTTTTGCTTGAAAAGTTGTAGTAGCTTGTGTTGAAGGAAAGTAACCATGttcttgaaataattgcattaCAAGATGTCGACGTTGTTCTAGTACTTTCCTGTGACCTCGTTCATTTTCACTTCTGCCAATTCCTACAGAATTTCCGGCACCTCCTCCAGGTGTTTTTGGTGTTCTGGGTGAACTAGCATCAACATCTACTAGATCAGTATTAGTTCTATATGCATCAACGTTAAAATCTGGACCAAAGAATGTATTTCCTGTCAACTTGACACTAGAAGTTGATTTTGGAGTAGCAGATATTGATGTATCTGATTCGATGTCATCCTCATTcactattagaaaaaattttgtattataatatttaaatttttaataaaaaattagaaaatatgtgctcttttataaaattattaaaatatttacttgtgGGCCTATGAGGTCCTTGCGCGGATTTTTTTCTGTAACTTTGCATTTGTATTGATGATTGTAAATTTGATGGATGTAAACCAGATGTTACTACTGAACCATGACCAGATGAACCCACTGTATTGATACTGATTGCACTTGGACTTTGTATATCTTCTGGTTTAAATTCTGGTAAGGATGAgaatttttcttggaaatttacTTGCTCCAGAActctatatacaaaaaattatatttttaattgtgaatttaaatttaaatttaaatttaatgataaaattcaaataatttttaatttttcatacctGTCCATTCCATCTTcgacatttttcttgaaaaaagaaCCCTTCTTGGTAGATGGTGACGGCGAAGCATgagattctgaaaaattttgttgttgttgtattTGTTCTGTAGCTTGAGATGTGTTCGTTTGTGGACGATTATCACAATGTTGAGAAGTCAAAGGCCCATGGTCTCCTGCATTTGATGTGGGAGGCAttgctataaaaaataaagaatgtatatatatatgtatatttatatttcatttatatttattatttaaaataattattaatatatcattaatatatcatgaagttgataaaaatatacccATTGACTGTCTCCTTTGTAACGGTGCTCGACCAAGTTGTGCTGGAGTTGGAGCAAGCATAAAAGGACCTTTACTTGGACCTATATCATTAGGTTGTGTTTCATCCAtagaatatgatttatttgtggGAATTTCAGTACTACCATGATTACTAAGAGGTGTATGAGGAGTATGTGGAGTAGATGGTTGTTTATGTTTATCATTTGTAGcagataaaagaatattcacagtatcttttctttcttgatCAGATTTTACATTAGttactgaaaaaatataaaaactatctttaattcttattcaaaatatatataatattattaaaacttatatatataaaaaatatgatttaccATAAAATTGGGCATGATTGTTTCctatttgattttcatttttttcgggTTCTGCAAGACGAGCTATTGGATGACCGATTCCTCGATAAGTTGATGTAGTGGAAGTTGTTGGAACTGAATATGGTTTGGTCACTATTACACTTTGGGTTTCCATTTTATTGCCAGAAACTAAAGCTTGGGAAGATATATTACGATTGCCagcatctataaaatataatttgcattatatttattttatacaaatttttataaatatatttttatataatataaattaataaattgtaatcattttaatattgaaaataatattagaaaaagttataataaatatataaatatcataaatagtaattataaataatattttattgcaatatttaaaaaagagtaaaatctcgaaataattatacaaaattaattatatataaatatattctgcaAAAACTTACCAGAAATAGGTATATGAAATCCACAATACATCCGGGAATGAGGTGGTGTTGGACCAAGATACTGTGATCCCTGCTGCGGTTTGGAAACAGCCACCAAATCGTTATCGAGCAATGTTAGAGTGAACGATGGTTGATAAGGGACAGCTGAAGTAAGGGGGCGAAGAATAGTGCCTAAAGACTGCAACGGCTGCTGTTGTTTAAACAGAGCCATCATAGGTTTCGATCCAATCTGTCAGTTAAACTTTTGTAGTTTAATCTTTGAGTTTATTCGCATGTGTTTACATAGCACCTTTTAGAAAAGCTTTAAGAGTTCGCTGCTCCCTCAATTCAggttttaattggaaaatagaagaaaaaaaaaaaaaaaaaaagaaagaaagaaagaaaagaaataatattgcagCAAGGTAGTGTAGGCACGTGCGAATAGCACTCGAATTATACTTAAACTTTATAGTAACTATTCATACCTTATATTCAGACagtagtaaaaaataatcatttatgagataataaataattgattgtttgAGTGTaggcaatataattatatttgttaattcaaaaaaatatgaaaattactaCTTATCCTTCActcaaacgaaataaatataaaacttttaagtaTTCACACATGCCCGAATGAAAAGGATTATTTTACAGGAtattaggaaaataaaatattttaaaagttttaaaattatataattcaatgaatTCATTATATAGGTTCGTCTGGACCATTGTAGGTATGTATGTtactattatacatttttaataatttatatatttataatacttacaGAATGTAATACCGGAGCAGCCGTAAATTTAGGtatatttcttccattttcatGAATGCTTGCTACCAAATTACTCATACTATATTGAGTACTATACTGTTGTTCATTTTTTACTGGTTCTGGTTTAATAACTTTTGGAGATATTGGCATAGTTATAAAAGCTCCACCTGTAGGTTGAAAACCTGATACTCCAGTTGGATTAACAGGACTATGATAAGGATATGTGCTGGGTAAAACAGAAACGCTTCCTCCTTTGTCCATAGAAGTATGATGATATTTCGTCGTAGTTTCAATGCCTGTTGAAGGTATTCGTGCTAGACaaacagaaattaaatttactatacTGTACTATATTGTTAAACATCATTgttgatttttatgtaatcaaatattaaaacaaacctTTTATCGGTTTAGGCCTACAGGTTATTTCTTGTTTAACATTTATTGCTTCTCTCTTCTGACCAGTTACTGGTGAGAACCGTGATTGCatataacatttcttttcaGTGTCTTCATCTTGTACATCATTATCACTATCTGTCAATTTATCTTtgcattttaaatctatttcagGTTGTGGATCTTCGCAGATTACCATTTGATCTTCGTCTGACGCATTACCATCTTCGTCCTGTTTTAAATCAGATTCTGTATTTTCAACTGGTAAAGGCATTTCCATTATTCGATGTGTATGTGACTGATTAATaacctaataaaatatataaatatattatttagcataaagaaaaattaaaatatttaaataacatagattaaatttacctCAATCGTAGGAGCTTCATTATATACCGTAGTAACGGGAACAGTAATTTCATCTGTAGCTCTTGGTGTTAATGGTACATCATCTGCTGGTGGTCCCATATCCGTTTCTTCTCCAgtactatttaattttcctcGAGATTCGCTACCTTTAAAACTTGTCGTTGAAGATTTTCGCCTATCTTTGCTACACCATTTCCAATCTGGATGTGCTTTAAAATGTGCTTCTTTCACTTCTGATGCAAGatcatgatatttttgtttttcttctggTCCTAAGGCATACCACCATTCCCCCAATATTTTAGATACAGTACGATTATCTTGATTCGGATGTCTTTGATGTACTACTGCACGATGTCGTTtagaaaaaatcataaatgcaTTCATCGGTCGGCGTATTCTATCTTTAGTctgtaaaatttaagatataatattattttaaaataaaaataataataataataataataataataataataataataataataataataataaataatattcttatcacATTATTCTTATCAAACTTACTTTAAGAGGACTCTGTGGTTCCTTGGAATGCAATGCACTAAGGGATTGACTGCGTCTCTTATTAGCATTAGCTTCGACTTCTGCAGGAGTTGTGGGTTCTGTTTCAAAAACAtcatcatcttcttcttcagcTGGAGTTATTGGATCTGGTCCTGGTCCAGATCCATCTTCACCAGGTGTACTCATACTAATTGGAATTGGAGGTGCACTTAATGGTGGACTCAATGCAGATGGTGGAGGACTCACTTCTGATTGATCCAAAACTGTTGTTTGCCAAGGAAAAGCtgctacaataaaatttttgtattaatcacAATGACTCTTTgattaattctgaaaataatagcgaaaaatacattattataatttactaaaacaaattattttcataaaggaGAGTGTTAGTATATAATagagattattttatgaataaattagcgaaatacatataattaatattatcttaaaatataatatattttaaataacttaaagatattataaaatttaatgaaaaataaaaaaaaattaatatcacttGTTCTCAAtcttaaagtaatattaaatattaaatactgaATCACTTAttctgatttaaataaaatgagataaaatatacaattcaatttacacattaacaattattattaacaaaaaatgaatcaattgCATTTGCTGTAAAAtagataatgatatattttgtataattcatacttattcataaaataaattacaaaaattataaaattattaaaatatttattatatttatataaattcatttttttaatattattataattatataatattaaattctaataatataatatattataaacaataacaatataaaaaatgtttaaattattatccatattgttattattaaatttttctactaaaaattgatataaattgatatagaaattattgatatagatataaataagttatttaaattattaatataaaataacaaaatatcaatattcttttaacaatCTTATAaagtaattcaataattttataatataaaaatatatttaatatttattaaatgaaaattactttttatttaattacttaaagtaaatattataagattgatcatatatatcattgacatattttacaataaatattagaataataatatattttatttgatagttAAAATTCAAACCTTTTTTCCAGTTGCGACCTGCATTATTCAATAATGATGGGGGATGGGACTGGTATGCAGGAGGAACATCATGACTACCAtctgtgaaaattattatttaatcaaatccgttaattaatgtaaaatgataAGATAGTATAATAGAaaacgcaataataataaacgcaatcataaataaaaattatataaaacaacaattttttatctaatattaaattatgtaataaaatatatttaataataatctgccaattaaaaaataaaaaattacaacaatcattctaaaacaaaaataaaaatcaagtttaatcgtataaaaatatattaaaatagttaagAAATAATGTTTACAAAATAATGATTCTGAAATCCATAAACTTACACAGAACtccattatttttagaattttcttctctaGATGATTGCGTTTTAGGAATCTGTACCAAATGCCCAGGTTGTACAATTACATGCTGGAAGACACTTGTTGGAGTAGGCGGATTTGAAGCTTCAGTAGTTGTCATTACAACACTCGTAGGGGGTGGTTGTGTTCTTTGCATATCCATATGAGTAGATACATGTGTAGCCACTTTATTTgcctaataataatgatatattttatttccatttattattagatatattttttatatttaatactcgTAATCAAAgtgaagttaaataaaattattaataaaattattaagattgcTTACTTGTAAAACGGATAATTTGTCGACATGGACGGATGAAACAGCAGGTGATTGCGGAGGCTGACATTGCGTTTGATGTAATGTTGCTGGAAGTTGACCTAAGTGATTCATTAATGCTGGTCTATATTTATCATCTTGATTAGTTATATGGCCTGCTGCAGATACGTCcatactattttttatcacaagatactttttttcatGTTGATGCTGCATCACATAAATTGGCTGATTTTGCGTTTGTGGTTGAGCATAATCAACAGGTTGTTCCAAAGGCTTATGTAGAAGAGTCAAATTTTGTGGTGTTGATGTAGATAGTGGCATATGAGGTGAATGAGATGgttttaatatttgtgaatTTTGTTCTGAAATTTCAGAATGATTAGGAAAACCATTATTCGTTGTAAGTGCATGTTGAAGAATGATGCCTTGTTGTTGTTGAGCTATAGTCGTCACAACCGATGGATGCCGCGGCGGTGGGCTTTGTTCTGACCATGATGAAGTTAGATTGGATCCTGGTATACCACGACTTACAGGAGAGATTCTTATCACGCTTGTTCCTATACTAGCAGGAACTGGGGCAGTTGGAGCTGAACGATTCGATCTAACCACTCGATTCGGTTCAGGTTTTATCACTTGCTGTTGATATTGAGTAAGGAAAGTAGATTGAGTAGGTGAATGTTTCCATTTCGCACCAGGCGAGATTAATGGAGTAGCATGATGAGCAGGACTTGAAATAGGCATAAACACATTGTTTTGATTCAGTCCCAAGGGTGGAACTGGAGATTGATTGATACAAGGAGATATCGAAGATTGTCCCGTTGGTGAAGAGAAAGCTGGTGTTGCCGATCTAGAACTTCCTAaagaaactataataaaaaaatattaaaaatttttttaaattaaaaatttttaaatttcgtaaaatattaaaatttaagaatttaccAAGCATATTAGCAGCTTCAGTTTCATCTGGATCAAATCGACCAGCAATTCTTTTATCTCCATAATTTGGAGAAGTATCAGAATCTCTAGATGTTTCTTCACCATCCATTTTGCCactaaatatttccattatttaatatacaaaactattaaattattatatttaatcaataaaactatttttcttaCCCAGGAAAAGTATTTGTCGGACCTCTAAGACAAGATCCTTTCAAACTAAGATGACGAGAACAATATCCTCTTCGTTGACTTTCTTTGGAACATCCTTCTTTACTACAAAGTCTACGCCATTGTTtaccattaaatttttttctaactcCACTTGGTGTAGCCACTACATCaccttttttatatctatgtgGCGTTGCCGCCTGAgatctatttaatattgaataattcaatattaaatttataattcttctatattttttatttattaattaagtcatatattttatttaattagcaTTATTACCTGGGCGTGGCTGCTTGAGAACGAGGAGTTATACTGCGTTGTTCAACTAAACTACTGGTACTTCCTCGACTTTGCATGCTGCTTCGTTTACTGCTCCCTGACAATTTTGCATCTGTcagttgaatatatttatattattataatttttattaatataaataaaatataaaattagaaaatatggacgtaataaaagttattaaaaaataaaataaatattataaaaattccaagatattatttacaataaagttacaatattataatttataataataatattttctgaaaatttattccatttcattttattaagaataaagatttatttctaataaatattttattaaaaatttctacatttctatatttaaatacacaaTAGAATTGTGCATTATCTAACCTGCATCTGAAGGGAATGTAATATCTTCCCTATCTAAGTCATCTTCACTTTCTAAATCATCATACGGTCGACTTCCATTACTTAATGCTGTAGTGGCAGGATGTGCAGAAGTGCCTAAAGTCATGAGAGGACTAGTACCAGTCGTTCTATAATAACCACCTGTATCACTATGAGTTGATATATGAGATGTATGATGAGAAGTGTGATGAAGTTGCAAAATTGGCACTGCTGTTGGAGCTTCTGAAGAATTTCGATAGCCATGTTCtacgaatcgaaaaaataaaggatttacttcaataagaataaaatttcttaattaaaaaattacattaagtttttaattatattttatagagataTCCCATACCAATTCCTTCGACCCTTGCAGAATCACAGTCTTCTAGTCCTTCCTCTAATTCATCCCACCAAGGAGGTTGCACTAATCGTAGATCCGCACGTGTCACAACATAACTATCATTTCGATCATCTTCCCTTGATATTTTAACAACAAAACGCTTAGGATTTGATAAAATCTTGCACACTGTCCCTTTTACAAACACTTTAGCCGCATCAATATGATTGTTTGATGGACACTTGATACAAACTTTTGCATCTAAAGTCACTTGCCCAACCGAGGGGCTCGCATCACCTATCACATCGTACCTTCCCGCACCCAAAACGTCAGTATAACGCATTAGTTTTCTTTCTCCATCAAactcaatataaatttctccttGAACAACATTACGAATAACACCtggataataatatgaatccCTTAAAGCTAACACTCTGTGGTCGCGCCACTCACTGAGATCAATAGCAACAGGCCGAGGACGAGGACGTAAAGGTTCCTCTCGAACAGAATAATCCACTGCTGTACTTTGAGGTGGTAAAACTACCACTGAATGTGCCGAGGATacctaatattaaaatatcatgattaatacatatagaattatattttaaaatattatctcagtttgatgaaatatctttttaatgatttttagtgataatgttttcaaaattcctattatttataacttatcattttttattcaaagtataaataaaacaaaaattatcatgAATTGTAcgaacattatatttaaaaaaagaaattaaaattttttatatgtattttagaaaataaataaaatatattttctgaaaattatttattaagtatttatatatatgaatttataaaataattaataacaatttcattattaaaacatacatatatagagaTTCTTAAAtctaaaacataaattaaatttaagtttaataatttcataatcatttttctttttctttaatagatatcagaaataaattatgtacataaattatttattaaatatttatatatatgaatttataaaataattaataacaatttcattattaaagcATACATGTATagagatttttaaatctaagacttaagttaaatttaagtttaataatttcataatcatttttctttttctttaatagatatcaaaaataaattatgtacataaattatttatatatatatataatgtatatatatgtagatactatttatcaaataagaaaatataaattttttttagatagataaaatgttatgaataacataatttaactttcttatttcttcaaaatttgcataaaacttaataatttaaaaaaataataagatattttacataaattgtgTTCGCATTTTATTGGTAAACAAAAATtcatgttttcttttattgtatttttaaattatattttgaatcatattcgtatctaaataatattattatttaatattatatagtttatcatagagaaaaaaacttcttaaatatttatctttattcttaattttctcataatgtgtttcataatataattttttcaatagtgaaatcattttaaaaataaaaaatcattttaataatcagaaaagtatttaaaatcacaatatattacttattacatttttgattttaattcgatatttcatcaagatattatcttatagttaattctcttataaaattgttcttgCTATACGCACTTGATAACAATCTGATTCTTGTTGTTGCGGAGATTGCCGAGTTGCTGAAGTTGACTGTTGAACTAAACCTGATTGACTGAGTGGCATATTCGGTGCCCGTATGTTTACCATATTATTTACGGTTCTTGTTACATTGCTGCTTTTATCCATTTCCTCAAGCTccgataaatcatattttcgtttctttggAAGTTTCTTAGCACTGATCGTTGGATCAGACGGATCCCGCTGAGGAGGCACCGGCGGCGGGGGTGGTTGTTCCGGAATAGATTTCTCTTCAATCGAACTGCCGCCACCACCCCCGCCTGCTCCATATTGTCCGCCTCCAAGGGGATCCCGTTTTTCGTGCATCTCAGAGTGAGCAGTCAGCATTTTGGCCACCTCACGCTGCTCtgtaaattaagaataaaatattaaaaaaattttttttgggattcatttttaaacatttaaaaagattattctcttaacattatttttttataatctaaaaagttaaacaatttaaaaattaagaataaaaaggaataagaaagaaaatatagagaaataaatagattaaattccacatgatataaaaagtagatgtaagaaacgaagaattttaatttattttttatttatattataataatattattataaataataaagattttattatttaatagaattaaatatcaattgaatttttattataataataatgcaatatatattcaacttgaatataaaatataaaactgaattatttagaatataaattcctAATTGTTTACACGgatgattcataaaaataataatattcattgcgtttgtaaatattatgcaTGAATACTAAaatgaatagataaatataaaatttgattcataATCATTGatctatattcattaatttataattttataaaactaatataagataatattacatatataaatatttaagtatatatgcattttttttagctTAGTAACTGtaagtttcaaaatatacataaaaatattataaatagtaaatatataatagataatataattatcaatttcaaattaatgcattatttaattgctatttcatttcaattatcatcattgtttaaaatcttatataaaatatttttataaaatattaataatataaacaatataatcttgtgatattatctataaaaatattatctaaaaaaaatattacaaataaataatttcacatagaagtttatttttatctagttatattaataatattatatgtatttcaaacatttaaaattaagataaaagatattttccgaattatatgtttaatttcatttatacactaaaattctatatttagaatgtttgatttcataatatttaagtaatatttagtgttaagtaatattaagtattatttagTGTTACGACGTAACTGATGCTTCATTAAATCACCATTTcataatttccatttcaaataataacaattctttattttaattatcacctgtaataatttt encodes the following:
- the LOC107997543 gene encoding putative transcription factor capicua isoform X1: MLTAHSEMHEKRDPLGGGQYGAGGGGGGSSIEEKSIPEQPPPPPVPPQRDPSDPTISAKKLPKKRKYDLSELEEMDKSSNVTRTVNNMVNIRAPNMPLSQSGLVQQSTSATRQSPQQQESDCYQVSSAHSVVVLPPQSTAVDYSVREEPLRPRPRPVAIDLSEWRDHRVLALRDSYYYPGVIRNVVQGEIYIEFDGERKLMRYTDVLGAGRYDVIGDASPSVGQVTLDAKVCIKCPSNNHIDAAKVFVKGTVCKILSNPKRFVVKISREDDRNDSYVVTRADLRLVQPPWWDELEEGLEDCDSARVEGIEHGYRNSSEAPTAVPILQLHHTSHHTSHISTHSDTGGYYRTTGTSPLMTLGTSAHPATTALSNGSRPYDDLESEDDLDREDITFPSDADAKLSGSSKRSSMQSRGSTSSLVEQRSITPRSQAATPRSQAATPHRYKKGDVVATPSGVRKKFNGKQWRRLCSKEGCSKESQRRGYCSRHLSLKGSCLRGPTNTFPGGKMDGEETSRDSDTSPNYGDKRIAGRFDPDETEAANMLVSLGSSRSATPAFSSPTGQSSISPCINQSPVPPLGLNQNNVFMPISSPAHHATPLISPGAKWKHSPTQSTFLTQYQQQVIKPEPNRVVRSNRSAPTAPVPASIGTSVIRISPVSRGIPGSNLTSSWSEQSPPPRHPSVVTTIAQQQQGIILQHALTTNNGFPNHSEISEQNSQILKPSHSPHMPLSTSTPQNLTLLHKPLEQPVDYAQPQTQNQPIYVMQHQHEKKYLVIKNSMDVSAAGHITNQDDKYRPALMNHLGQLPATLHQTQCQPPQSPAVSSVHVDKLSVLQANKVATHVSTHMDMQRTQPPPTSVVMTTTEASNPPTPTSVFQHVIVQPGHLVQIPKTQSSREENSKNNGVLYGSHDVPPAYQSHPPSLLNNAGRNWKKAAFPWQTTVLDQSEVSPPPSALSPPLSAPPIPISMSTPGEDGSGPGPDPITPAEEEDDDVFETEPTTPAEVEANANKRRSQSLSALHSKEPQSPLKTKDRIRRPMNAFMIFSKRHRAVVHQRHPNQDNRTVSKILGEWWYALGPEEKQKYHDLASEVKEAHFKAHPDWKWCSKDRRKSSTTSFKGSESRGKLNSTGEETDMGPPADDVPLTPRATDEITVPVTTVYNEAPTIEVINQSHTHRIMEMPLPVENTESDLKQDEDGNASDEDQMVICEDPQPEIDLKCKDKLTDSDNDVQDEDTEKKCYMQSRFSPVTGQKREAINVKQEITCRPKPIKARIPSTGIETTTKYHHTSMDKGGSVSVLPSTYPYHSPVNPTGVSGFQPTGGAFITMPISPKVIKPEPVKNEQQYSTQYSMSNLVASIHENGRNIPKFTAAPVLHSIGSKPMMALFKQQQPLQSLGTILRPLTSAVPYQPSFTLTLLDNDLVAVSKPQQGSQYLGPTPPHSRMYCGFHIPISDAGNRNISSQALVSGNKMETQSVIVTKPYSVPTTSTTSTYRGIGHPIARLAEPEKNENQIGNNHAQFYVTNVKSDQERKDTVNILLSATNDKHKQPSTPHTPHTPLSNHGSTEIPTNKSYSMDETQPNDIGPSKGPFMLAPTPAQLGRAPLQRRQSMAMPPTSNAGDHGPLTSQHCDNRPQTNTSQATEQIQQQQNFSESHASPSPSTKKGSFFKKNVEDGMDRVLEQVNFQEKFSSLPEFKPEDIQSPSAISINTVGSSGHGSVVTSGLHPSNLQSSIQMQSYRKKSAQGPHRPTMNEDDIESDTSISATPKSTSSVKLTGNTFFGPDFNVDAYRTNTDLVDVDASSPRTPKTPGGGAGNSVGIGRSENERGHRKVLEQRRHLVMQLFQEHGYFPSTQATTTFQAKHSDIFPNKTSLQLKIREVRQKLKANSTPMSANSLVSPLPVSESSPNITGPLTAPPTSMGAPHSLPVSSSGS